In Variovorax paradoxus, a single genomic region encodes these proteins:
- a CDS encoding SMP-30/gluconolactonase/LRE family protein: MATLPFGFLEGTGFEHLDPRFKPRIPGPERLQRLWTGARWCEGPAWFAAHRTLVWSDIPNNRMLRYDEMTGTVGVFREPADNTNGHTVDRQGRLVSCEHLTRRVTRTEHDGSITVLASHWQGKRLNSPNDVVVHSDGGVWFTDPSYGILSDYEGLKADSEIGACHVYRIDPASGEVQRMADDFVKPNGLAFSPDESLLYIADTGASHAADGPRHIRRFKVGADGRSLSGGEVFAECTNGLFDGFRLDTEGRIWTSAADGVHAYDPDGTLLGKILVPERVANVCFGGPKRNRLFICATTSLYAITLNAKGA; this comes from the coding sequence ATGGCCACCCTTCCCTTCGGCTTTCTCGAGGGCACCGGCTTCGAGCATCTGGACCCGCGCTTCAAGCCGCGCATTCCCGGCCCCGAGCGCCTGCAGCGGCTTTGGACCGGCGCGCGCTGGTGCGAAGGCCCTGCCTGGTTCGCCGCGCACCGCACGCTGGTGTGGTCGGACATTCCGAACAACCGCATGCTGCGCTACGACGAAATGACCGGCACCGTGGGCGTGTTCCGCGAGCCCGCCGACAACACCAACGGCCATACCGTCGACCGCCAGGGCCGGCTCGTGAGCTGCGAGCACCTCACGCGCCGCGTGACGCGCACCGAGCACGACGGCTCCATCACCGTGCTGGCCTCCCACTGGCAGGGCAAGCGGCTCAACTCGCCGAACGACGTGGTGGTGCATTCGGACGGCGGCGTGTGGTTCACCGACCCGAGCTACGGCATCCTCTCCGACTACGAGGGACTGAAGGCCGACAGCGAGATCGGCGCCTGCCACGTCTACCGCATCGACCCCGCCAGCGGCGAGGTACAGCGCATGGCCGACGACTTCGTCAAACCCAACGGACTGGCGTTCTCGCCCGACGAATCGCTGCTGTACATCGCCGACACCGGCGCGAGCCATGCGGCGGACGGACCGCGTCACATCCGCCGGTTCAAGGTGGGCGCGGACGGCCGCAGCCTGAGCGGCGGCGAGGTGTTCGCCGAATGCACCAACGGCCTGTTCGACGGTTTCCGGCTCGACACCGAAGGCCGCATCTGGACCAGCGCCGCCGACGGCGTGCACGCCTACGACCCCGACGGCACGCTGCTGGGCAAGATCCTCGTGCCCGAGCGCGTGGCCAACGTGTGCTTCGGCGGCCCGAAGCGCAACCGGCTGTTCATCTGCGCCACCACTTCTCTCTATGCCATCACGCTGAACGCGAAAGGAGCCTGA